CCGTGGCGACGACCTGGACATCGTAGCGGTTCAACTCAGAAAACAAGGGACGGATCGATCGGTCGATCAACCGGGCGTTCAGGATTGCCTCCGTACGGGGTCGTCCTTCCCGCTTGATGAATCCGCCGGGGATTTTTCCCGCTGCGTAAAATCGCTCTTCATAATCGACCAAAAGCGGTGTAAAGTCGAGGTCCTCACGGGGCTCTTCCGAGACAACAGCGGTAAGCAGAACTACCGTGTCGCCCAGCCGAGCCAGAACGCTCCCGTCGGCCTGCTTGGCCATCCTGCCGATTTCCGCGTGTAGGGCATGGGTTCCAAATGGAATGATAGCTCTCTCTATGGTCAACAACCTCCCTTACTTCCTCAATCCTAGTTTTTCCAAGATGGCGAAATACCGGTCTATATGGTAGGTTTTCAAGTAATTCAGCAGCCTTCTCCGCTGACCGACCATCATGAACAGCCCCCGCCGGGAATGAAAATCCTTTGAATGGATTTTCAAATGTTCGGTTAGATCTTTAACGCTCGCTGTGAGAAGAGCGATTTGAACTTCCGGAGAACCGGTATCAATGTCGTGAATTTTGAAAGAAGTAATAATCTCCTGTTTCTTTTCTCTGGTTAAGGCCAATGCTGACCACACCCCCATCGTTATAAATATTCAAATTATAGTGTAACATACCGCCTGTATAGTGTAAATAGCGCTCGAGTGCCTGTAAATCCTGTAAAATACGGATCCGGAGGTCTTCAAGCGACCGGAAAACCATCTCCCCCCGGATGAACCCGTGGAAGGCAACACTGAGGCGTTTGCCATAAAGGTCACCGATGGGTTTCCCCCGGAGGTAGGCCTCGACCACCCTCCGCCCACCGCTCCCCAGAGTAGGCCGCGTGCCGACGTAGACCAGCGCCGGACTGGCAACCTCCTCTCCCAATACTTCACCCCGGTAAACTCCGTCCCGAGGCAGAAGTTTGCGGGAAGATGGGTATAGATTGATAGTCGGGAATCCGAGAGTGCGGCCAATCCGTCGACCCGACCTCACCCGGCCAAAGACCTGGTAGGGATATCCCAGCAGTCGAGCGGCCTCTTCGGCATTACCCGATCGCAGGCATTCCCGTATCCGGGAACTGGAAATCGCTGCCCCTCCGAGCAGAACAGGCGGAAGGACCGTCACTCCTACTCCATGCTCGGCACCCCAGAAGCGGAGAAAACCAGTGTCCCCGGCCGCTCGGTAGCCAAAACGAAAGTCTTCACCGACACAGATCCCCCGGGGTGAAAAACAATCCAAAAGCCAGCGTAAAAAACGGTCCGGGGGAGTAGCCATAACCGTCCGGTCGAAGCGCAGAAAACGAAACCGGCCGGCCGGATAACGGCTCTGAAACAGCGTCCACTTCTCCCGGTAGGTAGTCAGGTAAGCCACATCAGACTGCCCACTGGTGAGATCCGGATGCGGGTACAAGGTAAGTAGCTCGCAGGGACACTGCCAGTCCGCTGCCAACCGGAAGGCCTCATCCAGAACCTGGCAGTGCCCCCGGTGAAGACCGTCGAAAAACCCGAGAACCAGCACTCCGGCTTTCTCTATATCAGCGAATCCCCGGTCCCATTTCATGAATGACTCCTGATAACCCCTCTTCCCAACCTCAAACTTCTTCAGAATACTATTTCCGGCCTGACGACCCTTTCGGTGGGGTCAACCCGCCCAATTCCCAGAAAAAGGGTGTTCATCACTACCTTGACCAACGGTGATTTTACCGCTTCCGGGTGAGGACAGCGTACCGGGTTTCCCTGGATGAAAAACCTGGCGTCATCTGTCCCGATCTCCCATTCGTCCAACCAGTACAGCGCTTCAGCAGGGGGAATGAGGTGTCGGGCGGCCCGCTCCTGAAAGGGAATTAAACTCTTCAGGGGAACACTGGTATCGATGGTGAACGTCCCCACCTCTTCCCGGCGTAGGGAGACGAGACAGGCTCCTGGACCCAATCGGCGGCCGAGATCCCTGGCCAGGCTGCGAATGTAGGTCCCGCTGGAGCACTTCACGAGGAGTTCCACCGCGGCGAACCGGTTCCCCTCGAACGAGCAAAGTTCCAGGTGTTCGATCCAGACTGTTTTTTCGGCCAAGGGAACCGGCAGGCCATTGCGGGCGTAACAGTATAAAGGTTTTCCCCGGTATTTCCGAGCGGAATAAGGAGGGACCGTCTGGCGGCATTCCCCCTGAAACTGGCCCAGGAGATCCCGGAGGACGGCTTCCTTGACGGGTGAATCATTCCAGGCCGTGAGTGTCCCGTTCACATCAAAGGTGTCGGTCTCAATGCCAAAACGAATCCAGGCCCGGTAGGTCTTGGGAAGATCCTGAAAAAGAGCGGCGAGCCGGGTGGCTTTCCCCCAGCACACCAACATCACCCCCCGCGCGAAAGGGTCGAGCGTTCCCGTATGACCGCACTTTCCCGGTAAGTTCCGGCGGACGCTATCCACCAGGTCATGAGAAGTGATCCCCACCGGTTTATAGAGGTTGAAAACCCCGCCGGACACTGCGAAGTCCATTGTCGGGGGTTACCTGCCACCTTCGCCCGAGGGGACCGAATTCCGCGTGAGGGAAAAATCTGCGAGGCAGGCGAGTAGGCGGTCTTTCACCTGAATAAGGGTCCCATTTATTTTGAAGCCGGCAGCCTTGTAATGCCCTCCGCCCCCAAAATACTGGGCGATAGGCAGGACATTGATCCGGCCTTGCGAGCGGAGACTGACCTTGTTGTGGCCCGGCTTCATCTCTTTGATGAAAAAGGAAATTTCGGCTTCCTGGATATGCAGACCGTAATCGACGATTCCTTCGGCGTCTTCCTCGAAGGCTCCACAGGCAATGAAGTCTTCCCGGCTCAGGTAGGTGATCGAACAATTGTATTTTGGAAAATAATCCAGGTTGTTCAGGGCCCGGCCCAATAATCGCAGTGCTTCGCTCCGCCGGTATTTGAAGACATAGCGTATAATCGCCGCGACCGACGCCCCGGTAGCGACCAGTTCACCGAGTATCGTCAGCAGCTTTGGATTCAATTCGGTAAATTGAAACCCGCCGGTATCCGTGATCAGACCGGTCAGAATCTGGATGGCCGTCGCAGAGTCAATGGTGATCCCTAAATTCTTGTGCAGTTCGTATATCAGGAGCGAGGAAGCCGGCGCATCATGGTCCACCAGGTTCACGTGACCGAACATGATGTTGTCCGGATGGTGATCGATGTTGATCACCAGTCCGCATTGCCGGCGGATCCGGTCGGCTTCTCCCATGCGTTCGGGGTTGGAACAATCCAGGGCTACAAACACCCAAGAATCGGGCCGCTCGATCTCAAAATATCGTTCACAGGAATGTACCCGTTCGACCCCGGGAAGAAACGAGTAAAAGTACGGAACTATGCCATCATAAACCATGACTGTTTCTTTTCTTAGATACCGCAGGAGAGAATCGAAAGCGAGCATGGATCCTAAGCCATCTCCATCGATACTCTGATGGGAGGAAAGCAGAAAACGTTCACCGGCGGAGATCGCTTGCAACACGGAGCAGAGATTCAACAAGGGTTGGACTCCTCCCTTTGGGGTTCAATTTGATTCAAGAGGTCAATCACCCGGGATGCTTTTTCAAGGAAAACATCCGGAAAATAGAGAATCTCCGGCATGTAGCGAATGCGAATTCTTCCGACGAGTTTATTTTTGATGAATTTAGCCGCTTTCTGCAAGGCCTCGAATTTTTCTGCGACTTCCGCCGCTTCTCCGGGAAAACTCAGGTAAACCCGGACCAGCTTCAAATCCGAGGTGACCTCCACTCGGGTCAGGGTAAATCGCTTCAACCGGACGTCATCGACTGACCCGAGCAGGATCAGGGAAATCTCCCGCTTGATGAGTTCCGCGTAACGCCGTGCCCTTTGTTCGCTCATGGTTCAATCCACCGCACTTTCTCCAGTGCTCAGCAAAGTGATAACCCCGTAACGATTGTGATTTCACCCTTCACTGCTTTAGTTACGAAAAAGCCAAACAGTCAGTACCCGAAGGCAACGAGTATGAAATTTGAGTATGTATAGATAGAGTGTGAAGCACCGCTCAGATCAAATCAAGGGACACGTCAATGACTTCGAAACGGTCATCTTCATCCAAAAAACTGACGATTTTTTCTACTACGGATCGGATACCCCGCTCGTCCTCCCCGGCCAAAGCAATACCGAAGATCCCCTGGTTCCAGGTGTTGCTGGAAGAGGTTTCGATGATCGAAATATTGAAGCGGTTCCGGAGTCGATGTTTGACTGAATTCATCACTCTCCTCCGGTCTTTTAACGAAAAACTCCGGCTGATGAGAATTTCGATCCGGCTAACCCCGGCTCTCATTTTTTCTCCCGGATCCGGTAAACTTCCAACATGTCCCCTTCCTTGAAATCGGCGAAATGTTCCAGACCAATTCCACACTCGTAGCCCAGCGCCACGTCCCGGACATCGTCCTTAAAGCGTTTAAGGGAAGATATTTTTTCGTCCCGGCAGATGATTTCCCCCTGTCGAATGACCCGGACCAAGGCATTCCGTTCGATTTTCCCATCGACAACGTAACTCCCGGCAACGGTACCGATGCGGGACATCCTGAAAATAGCCCGCACTTCGGCTTTCCCGGTCACCTCCTCAACCATCTCCGGAGTGACCAATCCCTGGATTGCCCGGTCGATATCATCGACTACGTCATAAATAATCCGGTACAGTCGCACATCCACCCCTTCCTGCTTGGCGATCCGGAGAACCTCGGTGAGCGCTTTTACATTGAAGCCGACGACTATACCACTGGATGCGGAAGCCAGCAGAATATCCGCCTCGTTGATATTCCCCACGCCCCTGGACACCAGGTTGATGGACACCCCTTCCCTGGCGAGCGGGCCAAGCGCCTTTTCAAGGGCTTCCGCCGATCCCTGCAAGTCGGCTTTGAGCACGATGTTCAACACCCGGGCTTCCCCTTTTTCAGGAGCCAGCAATTCTTCCAATGACGCGCGTTGAATGGCTCCCCCCAACATCTTCTCTCGAACACCTTGCATACGCTGCTCCCCGATTAAACGGGCCATTTTTTCGTCTTCGACGACGACAATCCTGGTCCCTGCCAGGGGGAGTTCGGAAAAACCCGCCAATTCAACTGGAGAAGAAGGGGGTGCCTCCCTGATGCCCTTGCCCCGGTCATCGGTCATCGCCCGAACTTTTCCCCAGCTGGACCCGGAGACGAAGAAATCTCCGACCCGCAGGATTCCTTCTTGAACCAACACTGTAGCGACCGGCCCCTTCCCCCGATCCAGCCGCGACTCGATAATCGTACCGATCGCGAAACCCCGTGGCGCGGCTTGCAGCTCAAGCAGGTCAGCCTGAAGCAGGATCATATCCAACAGCTCGGAAATCCCTTTTCCCTGCAAGGCGGAAATATTGACGCAGATGACGTCTCCTCCCCACTCTTCCGGAATTAAGCCCTGATCGGCAAGTTGCTGCTTGACCCGATCGGGGTTGACCCCGG
The Atribacteraceae bacterium genome window above contains:
- a CDS encoding bifunctional oligoribonuclease/PAP phosphatase NrnA, producing MLNLCSVLQAISAGERFLLSSHQSIDGDGLGSMLAFDSLLRYLRKETVMVYDGIVPYFYSFLPGVERVHSCERYFEIERPDSWVFVALDCSNPERMGEADRIRRQCGLVINIDHHPDNIMFGHVNLVDHDAPASSLLIYELHKNLGITIDSATAIQILTGLITDTGGFQFTELNPKLLTILGELVATGASVAAIIRYVFKYRRSEALRLLGRALNNLDYFPKYNCSITYLSREDFIACGAFEEDAEGIVDYGLHIQEAEISFFIKEMKPGHNKVSLRSQGRINVLPIAQYFGGGGHYKAAGFKINGTLIQVKDRLLACLADFSLTRNSVPSGEGGR
- a CDS encoding riboflavin kinase → MKWDRGFADIEKAGVLVLGFFDGLHRGHCQVLDEAFRLAADWQCPCELLTLYPHPDLTSGQSDVAYLTTYREKWTLFQSRYPAGRFRFLRFDRTVMATPPDRFLRWLLDCFSPRGICVGEDFRFGYRAAGDTGFLRFWGAEHGVGVTVLPPVLLGGAAISSSRIRECLRSGNAEEAARLLGYPYQVFGRVRSGRRIGRTLGFPTINLYPSSRKLLPRDGVYRGEVLGEEVASPALVYVGTRPTLGSGGRRVVEAYLRGKPIGDLYGKRLSVAFHGFIRGEMVFRSLEDLRIRILQDLQALERYLHYTGGMLHYNLNIYNDGGVVSIGLNQRKETGDYYFFQNSRH
- the truB gene encoding tRNA pseudouridine(55) synthase TruB is translated as MDFAVSGGVFNLYKPVGITSHDLVDSVRRNLPGKCGHTGTLDPFARGVMLVCWGKATRLAALFQDLPKTYRAWIRFGIETDTFDVNGTLTAWNDSPVKEAVLRDLLGQFQGECRQTVPPYSARKYRGKPLYCYARNGLPVPLAEKTVWIEHLELCSFEGNRFAAVELLVKCSSGTYIRSLARDLGRRLGPGACLVSLRREEVGTFTIDTSVPLKSLIPFQERAARHLIPPAEALYWLDEWEIGTDDARFFIQGNPVRCPHPEAVKSPLVKVVMNTLFLGIGRVDPTERVVRPEIVF
- the rbfA gene encoding 30S ribosome-binding factor RbfA, encoding MSEQRARRYAELIKREISLILLGSVDDVRLKRFTLTRVEVTSDLKLVRVYLSFPGEAAEVAEKFEALQKAAKFIKNKLVGRIRIRYMPEILYFPDVFLEKASRVIDLLNQIEPQREESNPC
- the infB gene encoding translation initiation factor IF-2 codes for the protein MAKVRIYKIAEQLGMPTREVMEILKGLGADVKNHMSGIDEELIDLLREERDFQKQKKEEKRKKREKTITLQTLPVLKEMARLLDISVGELVIELSDKHIIFDSSTPLPPLVVERLILERDWEVEWKDGLREETLKALHAKKETRPPIVTILGHVDHGKTTLLDVIRKTRVANSEVGGITQKIGAYQIEINGRKITFIDTPGHEAFTTMRARGAQVTDIAVLMVAADDGVMPQTSEAIQHARAAAVPIIVAINKMDKPGVNPDRVKQQLADQGLIPEEWGGDVICVNISALQGKGISELLDMILLQADLLELQAAPRGFAIGTIIESRLDRGKGPVATVLVQEGILRVGDFFVSGSSWGKVRAMTDDRGKGIREAPPSSPVELAGFSELPLAGTRIVVVEDEKMARLIGEQRMQGVREKMLGGAIQRASLEELLAPEKGEARVLNIVLKADLQGSAEALEKALGPLAREGVSINLVSRGVGNINEADILLASASSGIVVGFNVKALTEVLRIAKQEGVDVRLYRIIYDVVDDIDRAIQGLVTPEMVEEVTGKAEVRAIFRMSRIGTVAGSYVVDGKIERNALVRVIRQGEIICRDEKISSLKRFKDDVRDVALGYECGIGLEHFADFKEGDMLEVYRIREKK
- a CDS encoding DUF503 domain-containing protein; protein product: MRAGVSRIEILISRSFSLKDRRRVMNSVKHRLRNRFNISIIETSSSNTWNQGIFGIALAGEDERGIRSVVEKIVSFLDEDDRFEVIDVSLDLI